A DNA window from Luteolibacter luteus contains the following coding sequences:
- a CDS encoding polysaccharide biosynthesis/export family protein gives MRNLYQLAASLIALVTTGLAAPSDATLKVNDTIRVEVFNETDLNAVTKILKSGEVVLQFIGPVKIAGLTVAEANEKIRGLYDKDYLVDPKLTLTVEAYSQDMISVTGAVTGGGQFPYPQNAKLDLASALAMAGGTTRYADPKGVTVTRVDGGSSTYPISGASTVQIQPGDQITVRRSNYADKVAYVFGQVRKPGPVAFPPDGRLTLLDAIAQAGNYTELGNAKAVKINRNGKVTEVNLREMTEKGSEHYMLQPEDKITVPDRIW, from the coding sequence ATGAGAAACTTGTACCAGCTTGCAGCCTCTTTGATCGCCCTTGTCACCACGGGCCTCGCCGCGCCATCCGACGCGACGCTGAAGGTGAACGATACCATCCGCGTGGAGGTCTTCAACGAGACCGACCTGAATGCGGTGACCAAGATCCTGAAGTCCGGCGAAGTCGTGCTGCAATTCATCGGGCCGGTGAAGATCGCCGGGCTGACGGTGGCGGAAGCGAACGAGAAGATCCGCGGTCTCTACGACAAGGATTACCTGGTCGACCCGAAGCTGACGCTGACGGTGGAAGCCTACTCGCAGGATATGATCTCGGTGACCGGTGCGGTGACCGGTGGCGGACAATTTCCCTATCCCCAGAATGCGAAGCTGGACCTGGCCTCCGCACTGGCGATGGCCGGTGGCACGACCCGTTATGCCGATCCAAAGGGCGTGACGGTAACGCGCGTCGACGGCGGCAGCTCCACCTACCCGATCAGCGGTGCCTCCACCGTGCAGATCCAGCCGGGCGACCAGATCACCGTGCGCCGCAGCAACTACGCGGACAAGGTGGCATACGTCTTCGGCCAGGTGCGCAAGCCGGGCCCGGTGGCCTTCCCGCCGGATGGCCGCCTGACACTGCTCGATGCGATCGCGCAGGCCGGCAACTACACCGAACTCGGCAATGCGAAGGCGGTGAAGATCAATCGCAACGGCAAAGTCACCGAGGTCAATCTCCGGGAGATGACCGAAAAGGGCAGCGAGCACTACATGCTGCAGCCCGAGGACAAGATCACCGTCCCCGACCGCATCTGGTAA
- a CDS encoding GbsR/MarR family transcriptional regulator: MADTIGVPRSVALIYHILYLSKEPMSFSEVVERSGCSKASASTGLKLLERIRGVEVVILPDDRRTFYRPELSLRRLVTGFIQENFVSGVEAGQRILDSPTTVPESELSPLLAERLESLRNWHQTLQAVIPTAALERSRN, translated from the coding sequence ATGGCGGACACCATCGGTGTCCCTCGCTCCGTGGCCCTCATTTACCATATCCTCTATCTTTCGAAGGAGCCGATGAGCTTTTCCGAAGTGGTCGAGCGCTCCGGCTGCAGCAAGGCCAGCGCTTCCACCGGACTGAAGCTGCTGGAGCGGATCCGCGGGGTGGAAGTGGTGATCCTTCCGGATGACCGCCGCACTTTCTACCGCCCGGAACTCTCGCTCCGCCGCCTGGTCACCGGCTTCATCCAGGAGAACTTCGTGAGCGGCGTGGAAGCCGGCCAGCGGATCCTGGACTCCCCGACGACGGTGCCGGAGTCCGAGCTTTCCCCGCTGCTTGCCGAGCGTCTGGAAAGCCTGCGCAACTGGCACCAGACCCTGCAGGCCGTGATTCCCACGGCTGCCCTTGAGCGCTCGCGCAATTGA
- a CDS encoding ABC transporter permease — protein MQTILEPGRAEKNYWQDLWHYRELFQVLAWRDLSVRYKQTIIGVAWALVRPFLTMIIFTIIFGKVAKLPTEGSAPYALMVFAGMLPWTFFATALSDASNSLVSNANLISKVYFPRLIVPTATVVVALVDFLISFIILVGMMIWYRYLPGWQILLLPGFVLMAFLASLGPGLWITALNVKYRDFRYVIPFMVQFGLYVSPVGFSSSVVPEKWRLLYSLNPMVGVIDGFRWCVLGRDVSFDPRTFGISIAVTVFFLWLGIRQFRRMEKSFADLV, from the coding sequence ATGCAAACGATCCTCGAACCCGGTCGCGCCGAGAAGAACTACTGGCAAGACCTCTGGCACTACCGGGAACTCTTCCAAGTCCTGGCATGGCGCGACCTCTCGGTGCGCTACAAGCAAACCATCATCGGTGTGGCCTGGGCGCTGGTCCGGCCCTTCCTGACGATGATCATTTTCACGATCATCTTCGGCAAGGTGGCGAAGCTGCCCACGGAAGGGTCCGCGCCGTATGCGCTGATGGTCTTCGCCGGGATGCTGCCGTGGACCTTCTTTGCCACCGCGCTTTCAGATGCCTCGAATTCGCTGGTCTCGAATGCGAACCTGATCTCGAAGGTTTATTTCCCGCGGCTCATCGTCCCGACGGCGACGGTGGTGGTGGCGCTGGTGGATTTCCTCATCAGCTTCATCATCCTGGTGGGCATGATGATCTGGTACCGCTATCTGCCGGGCTGGCAGATCCTGCTGCTGCCGGGCTTCGTGCTGATGGCCTTCCTCGCCTCGCTGGGGCCGGGCCTGTGGATCACGGCGCTGAACGTGAAGTACCGCGACTTCCGCTACGTGATTCCTTTCATGGTGCAGTTCGGCCTCTACGTCTCCCCGGTGGGCTTCTCCAGCTCCGTGGTCCCGGAGAAGTGGCGCCTGCTCTACTCGCTGAACCCGATGGTGGGCGTGATCGATGGCTTCCGCTGGTGCGTGCTCGGCCGGGATGTCTCCTTCGACCCGCGGACCTTCGGCATCAGCATCGCTGTCACCGTCTTCTTCCTGTGGCTGGGCATCCGCCAATTCCGCCGCATGGAAAAATCCTTCGCCGACCTGGTCTAA
- a CDS encoding SDR family oxidoreductase, with the protein MSRHSIQGKVAIVAGGAKNLGGLISRALAEKGARAVVVHYNSDSSRKDAEETVAAVKALGADAIAVQGDLSIPANNTLLFAEAIKVFGGVDIAINTAGKVVKKPISDVSEEDYDQSFDINAKAAFFFIKESGLKLNDHGKVLTIVSSLLAAYTPFYAVYPGSKASVEHFTRAASKEFGSRGISVNALGPGPMDTPFFYPAEAPEAVAYHKTAAALSAHSPTGLTSPEDIVPTVLHLVSDGWWITGQTIFSNGGYTTR; encoded by the coding sequence ATGAGTAGACACAGCATTCAAGGGAAGGTCGCAATCGTCGCCGGCGGAGCAAAGAACCTCGGGGGGCTGATCAGCCGCGCGCTGGCGGAAAAGGGAGCGAGGGCGGTGGTGGTTCACTATAATAGCGACTCGAGTCGCAAGGATGCGGAAGAGACCGTGGCTGCGGTCAAGGCGCTTGGCGCGGACGCGATCGCCGTGCAGGGAGACCTTAGCATTCCGGCAAACAACACCCTGCTCTTCGCCGAGGCGATCAAGGTTTTTGGCGGGGTTGATATCGCCATCAACACTGCCGGGAAAGTGGTCAAGAAGCCCATCTCCGACGTCTCCGAGGAGGACTACGACCAGAGCTTCGACATCAACGCGAAGGCGGCCTTCTTCTTCATCAAGGAATCCGGGCTGAAGCTGAATGACCACGGCAAGGTCCTCACCATCGTAAGCTCCCTGCTTGCGGCCTACACGCCCTTCTATGCGGTCTATCCGGGTAGCAAGGCTTCGGTGGAGCATTTCACCCGTGCCGCGTCCAAGGAATTCGGCTCACGCGGGATCTCGGTGAATGCCCTGGGGCCGGGCCCCATGGATACGCCGTTCTTTTATCCGGCGGAAGCACCGGAAGCAGTGGCCTACCACAAGACCGCTGCCGCCCTCAGCGCGCATAGCCCGACCGGCCTGACCTCTCCCGAAGACATCGTCCCCACGGTTCTCCACTTGGTTTCCGATGGCTGGTGGATCACGGGACAAACCATTTTCTCAAACGGCGGCTACACGACACGCTGA
- a CDS encoding PEP-CTERM sorting domain-containing protein, with amino-acid sequence MHLQKWFTTSAVSTLTLLAVAGAKAQAAYVLSQTENFGFLPNGSQQVTFDKFDDQGGTRVLQSVEVTLEFTKTGGSLAVDNDSASAGTIGLQHTINGSLTVVSGGISLLDLAFNPIGATLNATSSLDGLGIGATSGDPTTEFNNTGQSDYYIFAPSNLTVSASGTINSLFNGGYVAAGGNNTFVLNFGALQTTGATGMGGLQQAYVVSDVQGFVTVKYNYDVVPEPSAAMLGLIGTIGLVVRRRSR; translated from the coding sequence ATGCATCTGCAAAAATGGTTCACCACATCCGCTGTCTCCACCCTCACCTTGCTGGCCGTTGCCGGTGCCAAGGCCCAGGCTGCTTATGTCCTTTCCCAAACCGAGAACTTCGGATTCCTGCCAAACGGCTCCCAGCAGGTGACCTTCGATAAGTTTGACGATCAGGGCGGCACTCGTGTTTTGCAGAGCGTCGAAGTCACGCTTGAGTTCACGAAGACCGGTGGAAGCCTGGCTGTGGACAATGATTCCGCCAGCGCGGGGACGATCGGCCTGCAACACACGATCAACGGCAGCCTCACGGTAGTGTCCGGCGGCATCAGCCTGCTGGATCTCGCGTTCAACCCGATCGGGGCCACTCTCAATGCCACAAGTTCGCTCGATGGACTCGGGATCGGTGCCACTTCCGGTGACCCGACCACCGAGTTCAACAACACCGGGCAGAGTGACTACTACATTTTCGCCCCAAGCAACCTCACGGTTTCGGCTTCCGGCACGATCAATTCGCTCTTCAATGGTGGCTACGTCGCCGCGGGCGGAAACAACACCTTTGTCCTGAACTTCGGCGCGCTACAAACCACTGGCGCAACGGGCATGGGAGGTTTGCAGCAAGCTTACGTCGTGTCCGATGTGCAAGGCTTCGTCACCGTGAAGTACAATTACGATGTCGTGCCAGAGCCTTCCGCCGCCATGCTCGGCTTGATCGGCACAATCGGGCTGGTGGTCCGCCGTCGCAGCCGCTAG
- a CDS encoding response regulator transcription factor, translating to MEDGKKNTIYLLDDDPLILGRLGYILEDHGYATEVYTDPTEFLQLQAPLSESCLLVDFQMPKMDGIQVQNFVRDRNWNLPMIFMSAYGTVPVVATAMKQGGVDFIQKPLIKAQVLSAVDRALHISRERHLARTEAENAREMLGSLTEREFDVLDLLVRGLLNKQIAVGLGIGERTVKVHRSRILTKLGVNAVPLLVPIVMAAGLKPEKIR from the coding sequence ATGGAAGACGGAAAAAAGAATACGATTTATTTGCTGGATGACGACCCCTTGATCCTAGGCAGGCTTGGTTACATCCTCGAGGATCATGGCTACGCCACCGAGGTGTATACCGATCCCACGGAATTCCTACAGTTGCAGGCACCTTTGTCTGAGTCGTGTCTTCTCGTGGATTTCCAGATGCCGAAGATGGACGGAATCCAAGTGCAGAATTTCGTGAGGGACCGGAACTGGAATTTGCCGATGATTTTCATGTCCGCCTATGGGACCGTCCCTGTGGTCGCCACGGCCATGAAGCAAGGAGGCGTGGACTTCATCCAGAAGCCTCTGATCAAGGCACAGGTCCTCTCCGCCGTGGATCGGGCTCTCCACATTTCACGGGAGCGGCATCTCGCGCGGACTGAAGCCGAGAACGCGCGGGAGATGCTCGGCTCCTTGACGGAGCGTGAGTTCGACGTGCTGGATTTGCTCGTGCGCGGGCTTCTGAACAAACAGATCGCCGTGGGGCTCGGTATTGGCGAGCGCACCGTGAAAGTTCATCGTTCCCGGATCCTAACGAAGCTGGGAGTCAATGCGGTTCCCCTGCTGGTGCCCATCGTGATGGCGGCCGGTTTAAAACCGGAGAAGATTCGCTGA
- a CDS encoding PEP-CTERM sorting domain-containing protein: MGLDDFRNPYSYSMKIRTISRYCCYPRLSRHSVALVASGIGVAALIASSQAQDTGRWDLTEWNGVIEYTSEPDGSQGFHPTTQIHSSGGVAVALNFSANIVNAEQYFPSFEANSITTSYSPGEASWVEDLGFTLDQSVDFGPSSGQTSAAENGWLSYGLSGISGEDLSFTSSTITFTLEGGGIFTAFGGSGLGNYEISGVGTNVVTAVWNSSLGFDSASILFDDIKLSGPISGYSVLSAHESLTENEVYSSQVAVQLGEGATVVPEPSSALLAGLAGSFCLLRRRRSSVAS, translated from the coding sequence TTGGGTTTGGATGACTTCAGGAACCCTTACAGTTATTCAATGAAGATTAGAACGATATCTCGATATTGCTGTTATCCGAGGCTGTCACGGCATTCCGTTGCGTTGGTTGCCTCGGGGATCGGTGTCGCGGCTTTGATCGCCAGCTCACAGGCTCAGGATACGGGCCGATGGGATCTAACAGAATGGAATGGCGTCATCGAATACACCTCGGAACCGGATGGCAGCCAGGGATTTCATCCTACGACCCAGATCCATTCTTCAGGAGGTGTTGCGGTCGCGCTGAATTTTTCCGCGAACATTGTCAACGCGGAGCAATATTTCCCTTCCTTTGAAGCCAACTCGATCACCACTTCCTATAGCCCGGGGGAGGCGTCCTGGGTAGAAGACCTTGGATTCACCCTTGATCAGTCCGTTGACTTTGGACCTTCCTCTGGCCAGACATCGGCGGCTGAAAACGGTTGGCTCTCTTATGGTCTGAGCGGCATAAGCGGCGAGGACCTCAGCTTTACCAGCTCGACGATCACATTCACACTCGAAGGAGGCGGGATCTTCACCGCCTTCGGTGGATCGGGTCTGGGAAATTATGAAATCAGCGGAGTGGGGACCAATGTGGTGACTGCCGTGTGGAATTCATCACTCGGCTTCGATTCAGCCAGCATCTTGTTCGATGACATCAAGCTTTCCGGCCCTATTTCCGGGTATTCCGTTTTGAGCGCACACGAGAGCCTTACGGAGAACGAGGTCTATTCCAGTCAGGTCGCGGTCCAGCTTGGAGAAGGGGCGACGGTTGTTCCTGAACCTTCCAGCGCCCTGCTCGCCGGCTTGGCGGGCTCCTTTTGCCTTCTGCGCCGCCGGAGGTCTTCGGTAGCTTCTTGA
- a CDS encoding sensor histidine kinase: protein MNLTVALAVGYFLLGRLAFAMAVSEGSATSIAFLPEGLALAFTIIFGPRVSLGIFLGQLVLSVSLGVPAAVGAAFGLVNAIGDSIGGWLFWKWRISPSLGRPRDVVRLFAMIALVLQPASALAKALPRMSISVPEEVIHLSIYSWAGNTMGQFLLVPILLTWCSAGLRFDRRELVRSSAILGLYGAGILMFSYFRLGEIDRLYWFAVFGGFYLVLIWSSVQSGTLVTSAINFLITMGFVLSIAISPESLLYFSTQGRVLYADFLILAGVASSLVISALCSQLREKTAQLIQANRAKEQLLAIIGHDVRSPIASLSTALDLVKEGRMEQSEFFSIKKQLRLATDSTRWTLENIMEWATLQLDELKPAPMSCRVLAMAEDAVELLRVNAEFKAIKVVIDIDGDAMVWADRHHLGSILRNLLSNAIKFTGRGGRVRLSASRAGGSWRITVEDNGVGMTSQQTDGLFEEGKGFSTSVGTARERGAGLGLQIVSSFLDANGGDLSVDSLPNEGSAFHFTLPLPPESSL, encoded by the coding sequence GTGAACCTCACGGTAGCGCTGGCGGTGGGCTATTTTCTCTTGGGCCGGCTGGCCTTCGCCATGGCAGTTTCCGAAGGCAGTGCCACGAGCATTGCATTTCTACCCGAGGGTTTAGCCCTGGCGTTCACCATCATCTTTGGACCGCGGGTGTCCTTGGGAATCTTCCTGGGACAACTGGTCCTTTCGGTATCGCTCGGAGTACCGGCCGCGGTGGGTGCCGCATTTGGACTCGTCAACGCGATCGGGGATTCCATTGGCGGATGGCTTTTCTGGAAATGGCGGATCTCACCTTCCCTTGGAAGGCCACGGGATGTTGTCCGGCTTTTCGCCATGATCGCGCTCGTCCTCCAGCCCGCTTCGGCACTCGCCAAAGCTCTTCCCAGGATGAGCATATCGGTGCCTGAAGAGGTCATCCACCTCTCCATCTATTCCTGGGCTGGAAACACGATGGGACAATTCTTGCTGGTTCCCATCCTTCTCACCTGGTGCAGCGCCGGTCTGCGCTTTGATCGCAGGGAGCTGGTCCGCAGCTCGGCCATTCTCGGGCTCTATGGCGCCGGAATCCTGATGTTCAGCTATTTCCGGCTAGGGGAAATCGACCGGCTCTATTGGTTCGCGGTCTTTGGGGGATTCTATCTTGTATTGATCTGGAGCTCGGTCCAGTCGGGAACACTTGTCACATCGGCAATTAATTTCCTCATCACGATGGGGTTCGTGCTGTCGATCGCCATCAGCCCCGAATCACTGCTTTATTTTTCCACCCAAGGTCGGGTGCTCTACGCCGATTTTCTGATTCTCGCAGGCGTGGCCTCCTCACTGGTCATTTCCGCGTTGTGTAGCCAGCTGCGGGAGAAAACCGCGCAGCTTATTCAGGCAAACCGCGCGAAGGAACAGCTCCTTGCCATCATCGGTCATGACGTGAGAAGTCCGATCGCAAGCCTGAGCACGGCACTCGATCTCGTGAAAGAGGGCAGAATGGAGCAGTCGGAGTTCTTCTCCATCAAGAAGCAGCTGAGGCTGGCGACGGACAGCACCCGGTGGACGCTGGAGAACATCATGGAATGGGCCACCCTGCAGCTCGATGAACTCAAACCTGCGCCAATGTCATGCCGGGTCCTCGCGATGGCCGAAGACGCGGTGGAGCTCCTGCGCGTCAATGCCGAATTCAAGGCCATCAAGGTGGTGATCGATATCGATGGCGATGCCATGGTATGGGCAGATCGGCACCACCTTGGCTCCATCCTCCGGAACCTCCTTTCAAACGCGATCAAGTTCACTGGCCGGGGTGGGCGCGTCAGGCTATCCGCATCCCGCGCGGGAGGATCCTGGAGGATCACCGTGGAGGACAATGGAGTGGGGATGACGTCTCAACAAACGGACGGACTGTTCGAAGAAGGAAAGGGGTTCTCGACTTCGGTCGGTACCGCGCGAGAACGAGGCGCTGGACTCGGCCTGCAGATCGTCTCGAGCTTCCTGGATGCCAATGGGGGGGACCTCTCGGTGGACAGCTTGCCGAATGAAGGCAGCGCTTTTCATTTCACGCTGCCACTTCCACCGGAGAGCTCTCTTTAG
- a CDS encoding tyrosine-protein kinase domain-containing protein, producing the protein MANYHAPKSAHDDGDQDSAGYDAKAQGSRGIKQAMRDVLSRWYWIVLFLILGVLGSHYYLSKKPKVYTATCTLLVKHTVASVLSRGQAEEVNMSGSEGMNTVAEQIRTFEVMQMVAGDDQLRSMPGLVPAPVNWMPDWLDKKLGNNSEEEVSKEPPAPALLAGMIGSWTRVSTRRYTRLLDISVTHPNPEVAKEVANKIADYYFRVVSKASRDGRGGSMDLLTVKSGEAQTQEQKDSAVLATYQRSLELHAELDKRETELDRVALRYRDKHPKKVEAVALMEDAKERFLKDFKAVLTQKQDEEYWKGVGLPDDAANPGDYLVMARQKLLARVGKLDGDIARAKKIVDTMETKKKDLELDQNAQNVIVEPSSFARVPGPPSGPDRQKIQTSGAMGGLMLGVGLALLLGRLDNRYHTVAQVSAETGAPVLAAISEIKPGDLKRAERDQKRRNGGTLQDGPEEWNKMLLFRPGAANTTYAEMFRVLRASVSLLGDETKRKVTLFTSALPGEGKSSISTNFALAAASQGKRTLLIDFDLRKPSLHRLLGSDRNPPGGGLTDFLANQAPLHEVAVPVPGTTHLHLVASGNRAPNPGELMDAVKIRELLILACRHFDVVVLDTAPLLSVPDTRILLPLVNNACLVVRAEYTRKKAFERALSIFDEDRSSLSGVVVNAYREKRRLMGENFSYGYYGSDGSGGYGAYGAYGHDDDDGDKPKKKTRKVRSA; encoded by the coding sequence ATGGCCAATTATCACGCCCCAAAGTCAGCTCACGACGATGGTGATCAGGATTCGGCAGGCTACGATGCCAAGGCACAAGGCTCCCGCGGCATCAAGCAGGCGATGCGCGATGTCCTCTCCCGCTGGTACTGGATCGTGCTCTTCCTGATCCTGGGAGTACTCGGCTCGCACTACTACCTTTCGAAGAAGCCGAAGGTGTACACCGCCACCTGCACGCTGCTGGTGAAGCATACCGTGGCGTCCGTGCTTTCGCGCGGCCAGGCGGAAGAGGTGAACATGTCCGGCTCCGAAGGCATGAACACGGTGGCCGAGCAGATCCGCACCTTCGAGGTGATGCAGATGGTCGCAGGCGATGACCAGCTGCGCTCGATGCCGGGACTGGTGCCCGCGCCGGTGAACTGGATGCCGGACTGGCTGGACAAGAAGCTGGGCAACAATTCCGAGGAGGAAGTCAGCAAGGAGCCGCCGGCTCCCGCGCTGCTGGCCGGCATGATCGGCAGTTGGACCCGTGTCTCGACCCGCCGCTACACGCGCTTGCTCGACATCTCCGTGACCCACCCGAACCCGGAAGTCGCGAAGGAAGTGGCGAACAAGATCGCGGACTACTATTTCCGTGTCGTCAGCAAGGCCAGTCGTGATGGCCGTGGCGGTTCGATGGACCTGCTCACCGTGAAATCCGGCGAAGCCCAGACGCAGGAGCAAAAGGACTCCGCGGTGCTGGCGACCTACCAGCGCTCCCTGGAGCTCCATGCGGAGCTCGACAAGCGCGAGACCGAACTCGACCGGGTGGCGCTGCGCTATCGCGACAAGCACCCGAAGAAGGTTGAGGCGGTGGCGCTGATGGAAGACGCCAAGGAGCGCTTCCTGAAGGACTTCAAGGCGGTCCTCACGCAGAAGCAGGATGAGGAATACTGGAAGGGCGTCGGCCTGCCGGATGATGCGGCCAATCCCGGAGACTATCTGGTGATGGCGCGGCAGAAGCTTCTCGCCCGGGTGGGCAAGCTGGACGGCGACATCGCTCGGGCGAAGAAGATCGTCGACACGATGGAGACGAAGAAGAAGGACCTCGAGCTCGACCAGAATGCCCAGAACGTGATCGTGGAGCCGAGCAGCTTCGCCCGTGTGCCCGGCCCGCCATCCGGCCCGGACCGCCAGAAGATCCAGACCTCCGGAGCGATGGGCGGCCTGATGCTGGGCGTCGGCCTGGCGCTGCTGCTGGGCAGGCTGGACAACCGCTACCACACGGTGGCGCAGGTCTCCGCGGAAACGGGAGCGCCGGTGCTGGCAGCGATCTCCGAGATCAAGCCGGGCGATCTGAAGCGTGCCGAGCGCGATCAGAAGAGACGCAATGGCGGCACCCTGCAGGACGGCCCCGAAGAGTGGAACAAGATGCTGCTTTTCCGCCCCGGCGCGGCGAATACGACCTATGCAGAAATGTTCCGCGTGCTGCGTGCATCGGTCTCCCTGCTGGGCGATGAGACGAAGCGGAAGGTGACGCTTTTCACCAGCGCGCTGCCGGGTGAAGGCAAGTCCTCGATCTCCACGAACTTCGCACTCGCCGCGGCGAGCCAGGGCAAGCGCACGCTGCTCATCGACTTCGACCTGCGCAAGCCGTCGCTGCACCGCTTGCTCGGCAGCGACCGGAATCCACCGGGCGGCGGCCTGACCGACTTCCTCGCGAATCAGGCACCGCTGCATGAGGTGGCGGTCCCGGTGCCGGGCACGACGCACCTGCACCTGGTGGCCTCCGGCAACCGCGCGCCGAATCCCGGCGAGCTGATGGATGCGGTGAAGATCCGCGAGCTGCTGATCCTGGCCTGCCGCCACTTCGACGTGGTGGTGCTGGACACCGCACCGCTACTGTCCGTGCCGGACACGCGCATCCTCCTGCCGCTGGTGAACAATGCCTGCCTGGTGGTGCGTGCGGAGTATACCCGCAAGAAAGCCTTCGAACGCGCGCTCTCCATCTTCGATGAAGATCGTAGCTCGCTCAGCGGCGTGGTGGTGAATGCCTACCGCGAGAAGCGCCGCCTGATGGGCGAAAACTTTTCCTACGGCTACTACGGTAGCGACGGCTCAGGAGGCTATGGCGCCTACGGTGCCTATGGCCACGACGACGACGACGGCGACAAGCCGAAGAAGAAGACCCGCAAGGTCCGGAGCGCCTGA
- a CDS encoding helix-turn-helix transcriptional regulator, producing MSASIIKSHIRRVSGSGHALEHVIIERSLEAPFMEYAVNYRPPSQHILVAPTEETSLSWSPDGRGRRKEANFSSADLILNPSGCFTRPQWDRETSFILVAVQPKGVIQVCDELEIRTAEVPERFHFRNGALLRAIQRLMMCFDVAGQPMMKAREMELTLIRSLVSECENLRDGNHRLSKSRLEAVHAFVLDRLSSTITLEEMAKVAGYSNSRFLLLFRNTMGFSPHQYVMRERIEKARVLLARTRLPLSHVATDCGFSDQSHFARLFKRHTGMTPHQWRCG from the coding sequence GTGTCGGCATCGATCATCAAGTCGCATATCCGAAGGGTTTCCGGAAGCGGGCATGCATTGGAGCACGTGATCATCGAGCGAAGCTTGGAAGCTCCTTTCATGGAGTATGCCGTCAACTACCGCCCTCCATCCCAACACATTCTTGTGGCTCCCACGGAGGAGACATCGCTCTCCTGGTCCCCGGACGGACGGGGAAGGCGCAAGGAGGCAAATTTTTCCTCTGCGGATTTGATCCTCAACCCAAGCGGTTGCTTCACCCGTCCGCAATGGGATCGTGAGACGAGCTTCATTCTCGTGGCCGTGCAGCCGAAGGGGGTGATACAGGTGTGCGATGAGCTGGAGATACGGACAGCGGAGGTGCCGGAGCGCTTTCATTTCCGGAACGGTGCCCTGCTCAGGGCGATCCAGCGGCTCATGATGTGCTTCGATGTCGCCGGGCAACCGATGATGAAGGCGCGGGAGATGGAGCTCACCTTGATCCGGAGCCTGGTCAGCGAATGTGAGAACCTGCGCGATGGCAATCACCGGCTCTCCAAGTCGCGACTGGAAGCCGTTCACGCCTTCGTTCTGGACCGTCTTTCGTCCACGATCACCCTTGAGGAGATGGCGAAAGTTGCAGGCTACAGCAACTCGCGCTTTCTGCTGCTCTTCCGGAATACGATGGGGTTCTCGCCACACCAGTATGTCATGAGGGAGCGAATCGAAAAGGCCCGCGTGCTACTGGCGCGGACTCGCCTGCCGCTCAGCCATGTAGCGACTGACTGTGGATTCTCGGACCAGAGTCATTTCGCGAGGCTCTTCAAGCGGCATACCGGGATGACCCCGCACCAGTGGCGGTGCGGGTAG